One Phycisphaerae bacterium DNA window includes the following coding sequences:
- a CDS encoding DUF2225 domain-containing protein has translation MIGLCLWMVIVAAGPADDREDAPSILGRTQLECPACHKSFTTIVCVRSNTRAGVDRDLFARSLGAQPEFYRISTCPHCGYSGYLADFDPSVTLMPDVANRILRSPGLKLPPGFGPDSDPSELDASVRYALAVTCYQWRQKSDEAIGWLYLRSSWVEREKGAHVPPESRLRRALAYIERWRPALGPTDNQLDVEMKLATRTSEALLTGRFTRYQRPYIELALALILRRHGENAQAGSILRRLQQADGNLFSEDLRTGMTAMQQSIIREKEHQEQAANAFERALLAGLVSADNRPAAMYLLGELFRRLSREAEAVTWFDRALKEPNLPANLREWAEQQRSHCLGSRPRQ, from the coding sequence ATGATCGGGTTGTGTCTTTGGATGGTCATCGTCGCGGCGGGCCCTGCTGACGACAGGGAGGACGCTCCCTCGATCCTGGGAAGGACACAGCTCGAATGTCCGGCCTGTCATAAGAGCTTCACGACCATTGTGTGCGTTCGCAGCAATACCCGTGCCGGCGTCGATCGCGACCTGTTCGCAAGGTCACTTGGGGCACAACCCGAATTCTACCGCATCTCGACCTGTCCGCACTGCGGCTACAGCGGCTATCTCGCCGATTTCGATCCGAGCGTCACGTTGATGCCCGACGTGGCAAACCGGATTCTTCGATCGCCGGGGCTGAAGCTGCCGCCCGGCTTCGGCCCGGACAGCGATCCCAGCGAATTGGATGCCTCCGTGCGTTATGCGCTGGCGGTAACCTGCTATCAATGGCGACAAAAATCAGATGAGGCGATCGGGTGGCTGTATTTGCGGTCATCCTGGGTGGAACGTGAGAAAGGGGCGCACGTCCCGCCTGAATCTCGTTTGAGACGCGCCCTTGCTTATATCGAGCGATGGCGGCCTGCGCTCGGCCCGACTGATAACCAGTTGGATGTCGAGATGAAGCTTGCCACGCGCACAAGCGAGGCCCTGTTGACGGGCAGATTCACGCGCTACCAGCGGCCCTACATTGAGCTTGCGTTGGCTTTGATCCTCCGGAGGCACGGCGAGAACGCGCAAGCCGGATCGATCCTCCGCCGCCTGCAACAGGCCGATGGCAACCTTTTTTCGGAAGATCTTCGGACAGGCATGACCGCCATGCAGCAGTCGATCATTCGGGAAAAAGAACACCAGGAGCAGGCAGCGAACGCCTTTGAACGAGCGTTGCTCGCCGGTCTGGTGTCTGCGGATAACCGGCCGGCGGCAATGTACCTGCTGGGGGAACTGTTCAGGCGGTTGAGCCGTGAGGCTGAGGCCGTGACGTGGTTTGACAGGGCACTGAAGGAACCCAATTTGCCCGCCAATCTCCGGGAATGGGCAGAGCAACAACGGTCTCACTGCCTGGGATCCCGGCCCCGACAGTGA